The genomic stretch TCCCGTCGGCAGGAGGGCGTCCGACTCCTCCCCGGTGCCATAAAGGCCGAGGCTGACGCTTCTCACCCGGTTGTGGCCGCTGACGACGAAGGAGGCCGTCTCGACGAACTTGTGTTTCAACTGGCTGCCGCCCGAGGCGGGCCGCCCGGGGCTGTAGGGCGCGTCGATGTCCTTGAAGACGACTCCCTCGCGGTTGGCGTGGCGCAGCTCCCGGTAGGTGGCGACCTTGTCATCGGGGTCGATGGCCGTGCTGACCCATAGGAGGGCGTCGCAAGCGGGAGGCAGCAGGGCGAGCAGTCCGGCGTGTCTGCCGAGGTAGCCGTGGCTGCGGATGTCGCGGCCGTCCAATTCAAGCAGGTCGAAGACGTGGTAGGTGCCGCCGACAACCTCGCCGTCGAGCAGGGCGTCCACGGGGAGTTTGGCGACGGCCTCGCGGATGGCGGTCGGCACGGAGACGACTAACCCCCGGCGGTTGACGCCGGTGATCCCGCCGCCGGTCTTGCGGACCATGAGGCGGCGGCCGTCGTGTTTTTCCTGGAGGCAGTGGCGCGTGTCGGTGAGGAGGCGCGGCACCTGGTCCTCATCGACGGGGTTGAGCAACTGGCAGCGGATGCCGGTGTCCCCACCCGAGTCGCGGGCGTGGGTTATCGCCCCGGGTTTCTGGTCCTTTCCGTCCGCCGGGCGGTAGCCTTTGGCCATTTTCCGGCGGACGAGTTTGTCGTGGATGGAGGTCGCCTCGGCAAGATCGACAATGTCCCGTGTCTTGCTTCCGGTGGTGAGGGTGTTGCCCCGCCGCCCGTAGGCGTAGGTGACGTGGTAGCCCTCGCCTTCCGGCTCGATGGCGACGTGGTATTCCTTGTCCGAGTTTCCCTCGCGGAAATAGAGGGAGGTTCTGGTGATGGTGGTGTTCATGGTTGGTTTGGGTTTGGTTGTTTGGATAAAAGCAAAGCCACGTTCCCGGGATGGAAACGTGGCTTTGCGTTTGGGGTAAATACCCCGGACTGAGAATCGCCTCACCCCGGGCGTCAGGACGAAGCCCGTCCTGGCAATGTATTATGACACGGGAACCGGCGGGATTGCGGGGACCGGCTCTGAAGGAGAATGACGGTATGCCGTTAGGGAGCGCATGATGAAGCGGTGGAAATCACCGCGATCATCAGCTTGCGTTCCGTCCTCGGAGGGGAAGGCAAGGAGATTGGTCGCCCGTTCAGGTGATCAGTTTTCCAGTTTTTTGCCCTTTCGTCGGGGCTGATCCTTACTTACTCTAGCAGCAAGATGGCAGTGTGGAGTTTAAACCGGCCCGAGGAGCATTGTAGTGAAGGTGAGGTGGCGGTAGCCCGTCACCTGCAGAGGCTGCCCGATGACTGGGTCGTGCGATGGGGGTTTTTCTACACCGACAGGAATGATGTGCGCAGGGAGGGGGACTTCCTGATCCTCGCGCCATTTGGCGGGGTGCTTGTGCTGGAGGTGAAGGGAGGGGTTCCCCGTCAGTTCTCTGCAACCGGTCAATGGGAGGGTGATCACCGGGATAACCCTCTCACCCAGCTCGATGCGGAGTGGATCTCGGTCGTTAAATCCCTCAAGGGGACACCCGCCCAGTCACTCTATGTTGCCAAGGCTCTGGGGCTTCCCGCTGTCACCGCTAATCCGGATTCTGACCGATGCCATGGCTTGAGCCGTGACGGGGTGTTGGCCGGAAATGAACTGGCCGACCTGTCATTGCTGGGGCAGGCGATGATGCGCTTTTTTAAACCGGCTGCTAGAGGTGGTGGTGTGCAAGCTGTCACGGAGGAGGCCAGGGACGCG from Akkermansiaceae bacterium encodes the following:
- a CDS encoding WGR domain-containing protein; this translates as MNTTITRTSLYFREGNSDKEYHVAIEPEGEGYHVTYAYGRRGNTLTTGSKTRDIVDLAEATSIHDKLVRRKMAKGYRPADGKDQKPGAITHARDSGGDTGIRCQLLNPVDEDQVPRLLTDTRHCLQEKHDGRRLMVRKTGGGITGVNRRGLVVSVPTAIREAVAKLPVDALLDGEVVGGTYHVFDLLELDGRDIRSHGYLGRHAGLLALLPPACDALLWVSTAIDPDDKVATYRELRHANREGVVFKDIDAPYSPGRPASGGSQLKHKFVETASFVVSGHNRVRSVSLGLYGTGEESDALLPTGNVTIPPNRRVPRIGAVVEVRYLHAFPESGSIYQPVYLHERNDIPAADCTTEQLKYKPGTAPA